One window of Streptococcus suis genomic DNA carries:
- the lspA gene encoding signal peptidase II, protein MRKFGLPLLAVAFIGVDQLVKAWTVANIELHTSREFLTGLMSLTYLRNYGAAWSILQGQQWFFTIVTVVVMIGLVWYYVKNIKGNLLTLFSLSLMMAGALGNFIDRFRLGYVVDMFQLDFINFPVFNVADMCLSVGVGLLFICIMKEESNGSKS, encoded by the coding sequence ATGCGTAAGTTTGGATTGCCGCTTTTGGCAGTGGCTTTTATCGGTGTGGACCAGTTGGTCAAGGCTTGGACCGTAGCCAATATTGAATTGCACACCAGTCGGGAATTTTTGACAGGTTTAATGAGTTTGACCTATCTGAGAAATTATGGTGCGGCTTGGTCTATTTTGCAGGGACAGCAGTGGTTTTTCACCATTGTTACAGTGGTTGTCATGATTGGCTTGGTCTGGTATTATGTCAAAAATATCAAGGGAAATCTCTTGACCTTGTTCAGTTTGTCCTTGATGATGGCGGGGGCTTTGGGAAATTTTATCGACCGTTTCCGTCTGGGCTACGTGGTGGATATGTTCCAGCTGGATTTTATCAATTTCCCGGTCTTTAATGTGGCTGATATGTGTCTGTCGGTGGGAGTTGGGCTCCTGTTTATTTGTATCATGAAAGAAGAGAGTAATGGAAGTAAAAGTTGA
- the brnQ gene encoding branched-chain amino acid transport system II carrier protein, whose product MKKGALTGLLLFGMFFGAGNLIFPPALGVLSGENFWPAILGFVVSGVGIAVIALIVGTLNPKGYVHEISRKISPGFATVYLVALYLAIGPFFAIPRTATTSFEIGIAPLLGDGNPALWLFGFTALYFVAAYLIALKPSQILNSIGRILTPVFAILIVILVVLGIAKYGSTSPLPAAEVYSDGQAFGTGFIEGYNTLDALAAVAFSVVAVNTLKQLGFSSKKEYVSTIWSVGLVVALAFSALYVGLAFLGNHFPVPADVLASDTNKGVYILSQATQAIFGPSAQIFLAAMVIVTCFTTTAGLIVSSGEFFAERFPRFSYKVYATIFTLIGFGIANLGLNNIITFSVPVLLVLYPITICIVLITIVNKFVPLSTYGMQLTVGLVTALSLVEVLAGQFGWTAVSTIISALPLAGQSLAWLLPALVGIVLSLFLPSKQESEVFEM is encoded by the coding sequence ATGAAAAAAGGAGCTCTAACAGGTTTACTCCTGTTTGGTATGTTTTTTGGTGCAGGAAACTTGATTTTTCCACCAGCTTTGGGGGTCTTGTCAGGTGAGAATTTCTGGCCAGCTATATTAGGATTTGTTGTATCAGGTGTCGGTATTGCTGTCATTGCCCTGATTGTCGGGACATTGAACCCCAAAGGTTATGTGCATGAGATTTCTCGCAAGATTTCACCTGGCTTTGCAACGGTCTATCTTGTTGCCTTGTATTTGGCCATTGGTCCTTTCTTTGCCATTCCGCGTACGGCTACAACGTCCTTTGAAATTGGTATTGCACCATTATTGGGCGATGGGAATCCGGCTCTCTGGTTGTTTGGTTTTACAGCTCTTTACTTTGTAGCAGCTTATCTGATTGCCCTTAAACCGTCTCAAATCTTGAACAGTATCGGACGAATTTTGACCCCTGTTTTTGCCATTTTGATTGTGATTTTAGTGGTTCTAGGTATTGCCAAGTATGGTTCGACCAGTCCTCTGCCAGCAGCAGAAGTTTATTCAGATGGACAGGCCTTTGGTACAGGTTTTATCGAGGGATACAATACCCTTGATGCCCTTGCGGCGGTTGCTTTTAGTGTGGTAGCTGTCAATACCTTAAAACAACTTGGTTTCTCTAGCAAGAAGGAATATGTCTCAACCATCTGGTCAGTTGGTCTTGTTGTGGCCTTAGCTTTCTCAGCACTATATGTTGGTTTGGCTTTCTTAGGAAATCATTTTCCTGTGCCTGCTGATGTTTTGGCGTCCGATACCAACAAGGGTGTTTATATTCTTTCACAAGCTACACAGGCTATTTTTGGTCCAAGTGCACAAATTTTCTTGGCAGCTATGGTTATCGTTACTTGCTTTACGACAACGGCTGGCTTGATTGTTTCTTCAGGTGAATTTTTCGCTGAGCGTTTCCCACGTTTTAGTTATAAAGTGTATGCAACAATTTTTACTTTGATTGGTTTTGGGATTGCTAACCTCGGTTTGAACAATATCATCACTTTCTCAGTTCCAGTTCTTTTGGTTCTCTATCCAATTACCATCTGTATTGTCTTGATTACCATTGTTAACAAATTCGTACCGCTTTCTACTTACGGTATGCAATTAACTGTGGGACTAGTGACTGCTTTGTCATTAGTAGAGGTTTTGGCTGGTCAATTTGGTTGGACAGCTGTTTCAACAATCATTTCAGCTCTGCCATTGGCTGGACAATCATTAGCCTGGTTATTGCCAGCTCTTGTCGGAATTGTCCTTTCTCTCTTCTTGCCAAGCAAGCAGGAGAGTGAAGTTTTCGAAATGTAA
- a CDS encoding Pr6Pr family membrane protein has product MKNQSILFYSRCLLAALAITGTALEIIKYGIGMLMYYTVQSNLLVSVFAVYMVYAMNKGQNLQDQNFLRIKAGVTMSIMITCVVYHIMLAPLAEHFWRVENLLCHYIVPIYFLLDTIIVDRQRQYKRLDPVWWTSLPLAYMAFGLVNGFFLKIPIPDAKDSPFAYFFLNVPKYGWNYVLTYCAIIFVTYLLFGYVLAGVKSLKPQSFLAKSAPF; this is encoded by the coding sequence ATGAAGAATCAAAGTATTTTATTTTACAGTCGCTGTCTGCTGGCTGCTTTAGCGATTACGGGAACAGCTCTAGAAATCATTAAATATGGTATTGGCATGCTTATGTACTACACGGTGCAATCCAACTTGCTGGTTTCTGTGTTTGCGGTCTATATGGTCTATGCCATGAACAAGGGCCAAAATTTGCAAGACCAGAACTTTCTGCGAATCAAGGCTGGTGTGACTATGTCCATCATGATAACCTGTGTGGTCTATCATATCATGTTGGCACCGCTGGCTGAGCATTTTTGGCGCGTGGAAAATCTTCTCTGCCACTATATCGTTCCCATTTATTTCTTGCTGGATACGATTATTGTCGATCGGCAGCGACAGTACAAGCGGTTGGACCCCGTTTGGTGGACTAGTCTGCCACTTGCCTACATGGCTTTTGGCTTGGTCAATGGATTTTTCCTCAAAATTCCTATTCCTGACGCCAAGGATAGTCCATTTGCCTATTTCTTTCTCAATGTTCCCAAGTATGGCTGGAACTACGTTTTGACCTACTGCGCTATTATCTTTGTGACCTATCTGCTCTTTGGTTATGTTTTGGCGGGTGTAAAATCCCTAAAACCACAGTCTTTTTTGGCTAAATCAGCACCATTCTAA
- the rpsA gene encoding 30S ribosomal protein S1: protein MNEFEDLLNSVSEVTPGDVVTAEVLTVDAGQANVAISGTGVEGVLTLRELTNDRDADINDLVKVGETLELLVLRQVVGKDTDTVTYLVSKKRLEARKAWDKLVGREDEVVTVKVTRAVKGGLAVEFEGLRGFIPASMIDSRFTRNTERFVGQEFDAKIKEVDPAENRFILSRRDVVEESAAAARAEVFGKLSVGEVVTGKVARITSFGAFIDLGGVDGLVHLTELSHERNVSPKSAVTVGEEVEVKVLAIDEVEGRVSLSLKATQPGPWDGVEQKLAAGDVIEGKVKRLTDFGAFVEVLPGIDGLVHISQISHKRVENPKDALSVGQEVTVKVLEVNAADERVSLSIKALEERPVAAEGEEKAEKRAPRPRRQKREEKRDFELPETQTGFSMADLFGDIEL from the coding sequence ATGAACGAATTTGAAGATTTGTTGAACAGTGTAAGCGAAGTTACACCTGGTGATGTCGTAACTGCTGAAGTATTGACAGTTGATGCTGGTCAAGCGAATGTAGCTATCTCAGGTACTGGTGTAGAAGGCGTATTGACTCTTCGTGAGTTGACAAACGACCGTGATGCTGATATCAACGACCTTGTTAAAGTTGGTGAAACACTTGAATTGCTTGTGCTTCGTCAAGTAGTAGGGAAAGATACTGACACTGTTACATATCTTGTTTCTAAGAAACGTTTGGAAGCACGTAAAGCATGGGACAAGCTTGTTGGTCGTGAAGACGAAGTTGTTACAGTTAAAGTTACTCGTGCCGTTAAAGGCGGTCTTGCAGTTGAATTTGAAGGTCTTCGTGGATTTATCCCAGCTTCAATGATTGATAGCCGTTTCACTCGTAACACTGAGCGCTTTGTAGGTCAAGAATTTGATGCTAAAATCAAAGAAGTTGATCCAGCAGAAAACCGCTTCATCTTGTCACGTCGTGACGTTGTTGAAGAATCAGCAGCAGCAGCACGTGCAGAAGTATTTGGTAAGTTGTCAGTAGGTGAAGTTGTAACTGGTAAAGTTGCCCGTATCACTAGCTTCGGTGCTTTCATCGACCTTGGTGGTGTTGATGGTTTGGTTCACTTGACTGAATTGTCACATGAGCGTAACGTATCTCCTAAATCAGCAGTTACTGTTGGTGAAGAAGTTGAAGTTAAAGTTCTTGCTATCGACGAAGTTGAAGGTCGCGTATCATTGTCATTAAAAGCTACACAGCCTGGTCCATGGGACGGCGTTGAGCAAAAATTGGCAGCTGGTGATGTGATTGAAGGTAAAGTGAAACGTTTGACTGACTTCGGTGCTTTCGTTGAAGTATTGCCAGGTATCGATGGTTTGGTACACATTTCACAAATTTCACACAAACGTGTTGAAAATCCAAAAGATGCTTTGTCAGTAGGTCAAGAAGTTACTGTTAAAGTTCTTGAAGTGAATGCAGCTGATGAGCGTGTATCACTTTCTATCAAGGCTTTGGAAGAGCGTCCAGTAGCAGCTGAAGGCGAAGAAAAAGCTGAAAAACGTGCACCACGTCCACGTCGTCAAAAACGCGAAGAAAAACGTGACTTCGAATTGCCAGAAACACAAACTGGTTTCTCAATGGCAGACCTTTTCGGTGACATTGAATTGTAA
- the thiI gene encoding tRNA 4-thiouridine(8) synthase ThiI, with product MNYSEIMIRYGELSTKGKNKMRFVNKLRNNIKHVLSIYPEVTVYFDRDRGHVYLNGADYQEVSASLKKIFGIQNFAPSYKIEKSVPALKEAVVEIMQSIYKEGMTFKIAARRSDHSFELDSRDLNQVLGDAVFTAIPNVQVKMKSPDITLRVEIRPDAAYISHEEIKGAGGLPVGTSGKGTLMLSGGIDSPVAGYLALKRGVEIEALHFASPPYTSPGALKKAHDLTRKLTAFGGNITFIEVPFTEIQEEIKEKAPEAYLMTLTRRFMMRITDRVREERGAMVIINGESLGQVASQTLESMQAINAVTNTPVIRPVVTMDKLEIIDIAQEIDTFDISIQPFEDCCTIFAPDRPKTNPKIKHVEQYEARMDVEGLVERAVAGIIVTEITPKVEAKDEIDNLIEDLL from the coding sequence ATGAATTACTCAGAAATTATGATTCGCTATGGCGAATTGTCAACTAAAGGAAAAAATAAGATGCGGTTTGTCAACAAACTCCGCAATAATATCAAGCATGTCCTTTCTATTTACCCAGAAGTGACGGTTTATTTTGACCGTGACCGTGGTCATGTCTATTTGAACGGGGCAGATTATCAGGAAGTTTCAGCTTCTTTGAAGAAGATTTTTGGGATCCAAAATTTCGCACCATCTTATAAGATTGAAAAGTCTGTTCCAGCCTTGAAAGAGGCGGTTGTGGAGATTATGCAGTCCATTTACAAGGAAGGAATGACCTTCAAGATTGCAGCACGTCGTAGCGACCATAGTTTTGAATTGGATAGCCGCGACCTCAATCAAGTTTTGGGTGATGCTGTCTTCACAGCAATTCCAAATGTACAGGTAAAGATGAAGTCACCAGATATTACGCTGCGAGTGGAAATTCGTCCTGACGCTGCTTATATTTCCCATGAAGAAATCAAGGGGGCAGGCGGTCTTCCTGTTGGTACATCTGGCAAGGGTACGCTGATGCTATCAGGTGGTATTGATTCGCCAGTTGCGGGCTATTTAGCACTGAAACGTGGGGTAGAAATCGAAGCTCTCCACTTTGCAAGTCCTCCTTATACTAGCCCAGGTGCTCTTAAAAAAGCCCATGATTTGACCCGTAAATTGACAGCCTTTGGTGGCAATATCACCTTTATCGAAGTGCCATTTACAGAAATTCAGGAAGAAATTAAGGAAAAAGCACCTGAAGCTTATTTGATGACCTTGACCCGTCGTTTCATGATGCGGATTACAGATCGAGTTCGTGAAGAACGTGGTGCCATGGTTATTATCAATGGTGAAAGTCTAGGACAAGTGGCAAGTCAGACCTTGGAGTCTATGCAGGCCATCAATGCAGTGACCAATACACCTGTTATCCGTCCAGTTGTGACCATGGACAAGTTGGAAATCATTGATATTGCTCAAGAAATTGATACCTTTGATATTTCCATCCAGCCATTTGAGGATTGCTGTACCATCTTTGCCCCTGACCGTCCAAAAACCAATCCGAAAATCAAACATGTCGAGCAGTACGAAGCTCGCATGGATGTAGAAGGATTGGTGGAACGAGCTGTTGCAGGGATTATTGTAACTGAAATTACACCAAAAGTGGAAGCAAAAGATGAGATTGACAATTTAATCGAAGATTTACTGTAA
- the rpmA gene encoding 50S ribosomal protein L27, which translates to MLNLNLANLQFMAHKKGGGSTSNGRDSQAKRLGAKAADGQTVSGGSILYRQRGTKIYPGANVGRGGDDTLYAKVEGVVRFERKGRDKKQVSVYPIAK; encoded by the coding sequence ATGTTAAACTTGAATCTTGCTAACTTGCAATTTATGGCCCACAAAAAAGGTGGAGGTTCAACGTCAAACGGTCGTGATTCACAAGCGAAACGCCTTGGTGCGAAAGCTGCTGACGGCCAAACTGTATCAGGTGGTTCAATCCTTTACCGCCAACGTGGTACAAAAATCTACCCAGGAGCTAACGTAGGTCGTGGTGGAGATGACACTCTTTACGCTAAAGTAGAAGGCGTTGTACGCTTCGAACGTAAAGGTCGCGATAAGAAACAAGTATCTGTTTACCCAATCGCAAAGTAA
- a CDS encoding beta-eliminating lyase-related protein, producing MLHFENDYNKGAHPVLLEALVASNQEGLSGYGTDCYTQSAIDKIRQAIACPQAQITFLAGGTQTNQIAINSMLASYEGVIAADTGHISTHEAGAIEFSGHKVLTLPHHEGKITASEVDNFIKDFYADANHAHMVHPGMVYISHPTEYGTLYSKAELTDLARVCRRYQIPLYLDGARLGYGLAARDTDLDLQAIAELTDLFYIGGTKMGALLGEALVFTKNNQPKHFTTIVKQHGALLAKGRVVSVQFDRFFTDDLYMSIGRHAIDMAEQLKAVLVEKGYRFYLNSPTNQQFIIVKNEELPKLSESGIAYSFWEKYDDSHSIIRFATSWSTSQADIERLKEIL from the coding sequence ATGTTACATTTTGAAAATGACTACAACAAAGGTGCCCACCCAGTCCTGCTTGAAGCCTTGGTTGCTAGCAACCAAGAAGGCTTATCTGGCTATGGAACAGATTGCTATACCCAGTCAGCTATTGATAAAATTCGTCAGGCGATCGCTTGTCCTCAAGCTCAAATCACTTTTCTGGCTGGCGGTACTCAGACCAATCAGATTGCCATCAATTCCATGCTGGCTTCTTATGAGGGTGTGATTGCTGCAGATACTGGGCATATTTCTACACATGAGGCTGGTGCTATTGAATTTTCTGGACACAAGGTTTTGACACTGCCGCATCATGAAGGGAAAATAACGGCAAGTGAGGTTGATAACTTCATCAAAGATTTCTATGCTGATGCTAATCATGCCCATATGGTTCATCCAGGAATGGTTTATATTTCCCACCCGACTGAATACGGTACCCTCTACAGCAAGGCAGAACTGACTGATTTAGCTAGGGTTTGTCGCCGTTACCAGATTCCACTTTATTTAGACGGTGCTCGCTTGGGTTATGGGCTTGCTGCACGCGATACGGATCTTGATTTGCAGGCTATAGCAGAGCTGACAGACCTGTTTTACATTGGCGGTACTAAAATGGGGGCTTTGCTTGGCGAGGCTCTGGTCTTTACCAAAAACAATCAGCCTAAACATTTTACAACTATTGTCAAGCAACACGGGGCTTTGCTGGCCAAGGGAAGAGTGGTCAGTGTCCAATTTGACCGGTTCTTCACTGATGATCTCTATATGAGCATCGGACGGCATGCGATCGACATGGCAGAGCAACTCAAGGCAGTTTTAGTTGAAAAAGGCTATCGGTTTTATCTCAATTCGCCGACTAATCAGCAGTTTATTATTGTCAAAAATGAAGAGTTGCCGAAATTGTCTGAATCAGGCATTGCTTACAGTTTCTGGGAAAAATATGACGATAGTCACAGTATCATACGCTTTGCAACTAGCTGGTCAACTAGCCAGGCTGACATCGAACGGTTGAAAGAAATTTTATAG
- a CDS encoding RluA family pseudouridine synthase, with protein MEVKVEIGGVRLDKALSDLTDLSRSVANEQIKAGLVLVNGQAKKAKYSVQAGDILTYQVPEVEEIDYVAEDIPLEIVYQDADVAVVNKPQGMVVHPSVGHTSGTLVNALLYHVKDLSAINGVLRPGIVHRIDKDTSGLLMIAKNDEAHTRLAEELKAKKSLRKYIAIVHGNLPNDRGMIEAPIGRSEKDRKKQAVTAKGKEAVTRFQVLERFGDYTLVELTLETGRTHQIRVHMAYIGHPVAGDEAYGPRKTLKGQGQFLHAQTLGFTHPRTGELVEFTADAPAIFQETLEKLRQATQ; from the coding sequence ATGGAAGTAAAAGTTGAGATTGGTGGCGTTCGGTTGGACAAGGCTCTGTCAGACTTGACAGACCTGTCACGGTCGGTTGCCAATGAACAAATTAAGGCTGGTCTGGTTTTGGTCAATGGCCAAGCCAAAAAAGCAAAATATAGTGTGCAAGCTGGTGACATCCTAACCTATCAGGTGCCAGAGGTCGAAGAAATTGACTATGTAGCAGAAGACATTCCTTTAGAAATTGTCTATCAGGATGCGGATGTGGCTGTGGTCAATAAGCCACAAGGCATGGTGGTGCATCCGTCTGTTGGTCACACGTCGGGTACGCTAGTCAATGCCCTGCTTTATCATGTGAAAGATTTGTCGGCTATCAATGGCGTTTTGCGCCCGGGCATTGTCCATCGGATTGACAAGGACACATCCGGTTTGCTGATGATTGCTAAAAACGACGAGGCCCACACCAGGTTGGCTGAGGAATTGAAAGCCAAGAAATCCCTCCGCAAATATATTGCCATTGTCCACGGAAACCTACCAAATGACCGTGGTATGATTGAGGCACCGATTGGTCGTTCGGAGAAAGATCGTAAGAAACAGGCAGTCACAGCCAAGGGCAAGGAAGCAGTCACACGTTTTCAAGTCTTGGAACGTTTCGGTGACTATACCTTGGTTGAATTGACCTTGGAAACGGGACGAACCCACCAAATCCGTGTTCACATGGCTTATATCGGTCATCCTGTGGCTGGCGATGAGGCCTATGGACCACGTAAAACGCTCAAGGGGCAGGGTCAATTTCTGCATGCTCAGACGCTTGGATTTACCCATCCGAGAACGGGAGAGCTGGTAGAATTTACGGCTGACGCGCCAGCTATTTTCCAAGAAACACTGGAAAAACTACGTCAAGCCACTCAGTAG
- a CDS encoding cysteine desulfurase, whose translation MIYFDNAATTQVYPEALKTYTEVATKIWGNPSSLHNLGSQATRILEASRKQIADLLGKDSKEIFFTSGGTEGDNWVIKGVAFEKAHLGKHIIVSAIEHPAVKESALWLKTQGFEVDFAPVNAQGFVDVSALESLLRPDTILVSVMAVNNEIGSIQPIAEISDLLVDKPTISFHVDAVQAITKISTERFLTERVDFATFSGHKFHSIRGVGFIYVKSGKKISPLLTGGGQESDKRSTTENVAGIAATAKALRLSLDKTQASQKRLSAMKQILLEELSKFDHVTVFSGMDDFAPSILTFGIKNIRGEVIVHAFEEHQIYISTTSACSSKAGKPAGTLIAMGVPQKIAQTAVRISLDDDNDMGQIEQFLTIFKQIYANTEKVR comes from the coding sequence ATGATTTATTTTGATAACGCAGCGACGACTCAGGTCTATCCCGAGGCGCTCAAGACCTATACAGAAGTAGCGACAAAAATTTGGGGCAATCCGTCTAGTCTGCACAATTTGGGCAGTCAGGCAACCCGTATCTTAGAGGCCTCCCGTAAGCAGATTGCGGACCTGCTAGGCAAGGATAGCAAGGAAATCTTCTTTACCTCTGGTGGTACAGAAGGGGACAACTGGGTCATCAAGGGAGTGGCCTTTGAAAAGGCACATCTGGGCAAGCACATTATCGTCTCAGCTATTGAGCATCCAGCGGTTAAAGAGTCAGCACTTTGGCTCAAAACGCAAGGTTTTGAGGTGGATTTTGCGCCGGTCAATGCCCAAGGGTTTGTGGATGTTTCGGCATTGGAGAGCTTGTTACGTCCCGATACGATTTTGGTATCCGTCATGGCCGTCAACAATGAAATTGGCTCTATCCAGCCGATTGCGGAAATTTCAGACTTGCTGGTGGACAAACCGACTATTTCCTTCCACGTGGATGCTGTTCAGGCTATCACTAAAATCTCGACAGAACGATTTTTGACGGAACGCGTTGATTTTGCGACCTTCTCTGGTCATAAATTCCATTCAATTCGTGGAGTCGGCTTTATCTATGTCAAATCTGGTAAGAAAATTTCTCCGCTTTTGACAGGTGGTGGTCAAGAGAGTGACAAGAGGTCAACAACGGAAAATGTGGCTGGTATCGCAGCAACTGCTAAGGCGCTCCGCCTCAGTTTGGACAAAACGCAGGCTAGCCAGAAACGATTGTCTGCCATGAAGCAAATCCTCTTGGAAGAACTCAGCAAATTTGACCATGTGACTGTTTTTTCAGGCATGGATGATTTTGCACCAAGTATTTTGACCTTCGGCATTAAAAATATCCGTGGCGAAGTGATTGTCCATGCTTTTGAAGAGCATCAGATTTACATTTCGACAACTTCGGCCTGTTCGTCTAAGGCTGGGAAACCGGCTGGAACCCTGATTGCTATGGGTGTCCCTCAGAAAATAGCTCAGACGGCAGTTCGGATCAGTCTGGATGATGACAACGATATGGGACAGATTGAACAATTTTTGACTATTTTTAAGCAAATTTACGCAAATACAGAGAAAGTGAGATAA
- a CDS encoding LysR family transcriptional regulator — MNIQQLRYVVAIANSGTFREAAEKMYVSQPSLSISIKDLEKELGFQIFSRTSSGTFLTQKGMEFYEKAQSLVKGFDQFEHLYLQSEEGEKTFSISSQHYDFLPPLITDFSRQHPQYPHFRIFESTTVQILDEVAQGYSELGIIYLNDRNTKGIMQKLDKLHLQVIELAEFQTHIYLREDHPLTAKAEIEAEDLVGLPTVRFTQEKEAYLYYSENLIDTSDSSVVFDVTDRATLNGILERTDAYATGSGFLDDESVNGITVIPFKGKTDNRMVYVKRAGDELSHCALDFVDTMQAYFDKKKEENA; from the coding sequence ATGAATATTCAACAGCTTCGCTATGTGGTAGCTATCGCCAATAGTGGAACTTTTCGTGAGGCAGCGGAGAAAATGTACGTATCTCAGCCTAGCCTATCCATTTCCATCAAAGATTTAGAAAAAGAGCTAGGTTTTCAGATTTTCAGTCGGACCAGTTCTGGGACTTTTTTGACCCAAAAAGGAATGGAATTTTATGAGAAGGCTCAGAGTTTAGTCAAGGGCTTTGATCAATTTGAGCATCTTTATTTACAATCAGAAGAAGGTGAAAAAACTTTTTCTATCAGCAGTCAGCACTATGATTTCTTGCCTCCCTTGATTACGGATTTTTCTCGGCAGCATCCTCAATATCCACATTTTCGGATTTTTGAGTCGACTACGGTACAAATTTTGGATGAGGTGGCGCAGGGGTATAGTGAGCTGGGAATTATTTATCTCAACGATCGCAATACCAAGGGGATTATGCAAAAGCTGGATAAATTGCATTTGCAGGTGATTGAGTTGGCGGAGTTTCAGACCCATATCTACCTGCGGGAGGATCATCCTTTGACTGCAAAGGCAGAGATTGAGGCTGAGGATTTGGTTGGTTTGCCAACGGTCCGATTTACCCAAGAAAAAGAGGCTTATCTTTATTATTCTGAGAATTTGATTGACACGTCGGATTCGTCGGTTGTTTTTGATGTGACGGATCGCGCTACCTTGAACGGGATTCTAGAGCGGACGGACGCCTATGCGACGGGTTCGGGATTTTTGGATGACGAGTCGGTCAATGGGATTACGGTCATTCCCTTTAAGGGGAAGACGGATAACCGCATGGTCTATGTCAAGCGGGCTGGCGATGAACTGAGCCATTGTGCGCTTGATTTTGTCGATACCATGCAGGCTTATTTTGATAAGAAGAAGGAAGAAAATGCGTAA
- a CDS encoding GNAT family N-acetyltransferase, with translation MKIVAIRDSVEKAEIIKTVLADLPEWFGLPESTKEYIQDGSLLPLWATFDEDEPVGFVTLTSTSDDCGEVHCMGVKKSHHRKGLGRALMQALEGEARKSFAYLQVKTVDQGHYKEYDQTIGFYQSCGFAKLEVFPNLWDEWNPCLIMIKKL, from the coding sequence ATGAAGATTGTTGCAATAAGGGATTCAGTTGAAAAAGCTGAGATTATTAAAACGGTATTAGCAGATTTACCTGAGTGGTTTGGATTACCTGAAAGCACTAAAGAATATATTCAAGATGGGAGTTTGCTGCCGTTGTGGGCCACATTTGACGAAGATGAGCCAGTAGGATTCGTAACCTTAACGAGCACCTCTGACGATTGTGGGGAAGTTCACTGTATGGGTGTTAAAAAATCTCATCATCGAAAAGGACTAGGACGAGCGTTGATGCAAGCATTAGAAGGAGAGGCGAGAAAATCGTTTGCCTATCTACAAGTCAAAACGGTTGACCAAGGGCATTATAAAGAATATGATCAGACGATTGGCTTTTATCAATCTTGTGGCTTTGCTAAGTTGGAAGTTTTTCCAAACTTGTGGGACGAATGGAATCCCTGTCTTATCATGATTAAAAAGTTATAG
- a CDS encoding zinc ribbon domain-containing protein YjdM → METLPNCPQCNSEYVYEDGALLVCPECAYEWNPAEVAEEESGPVAIDANGNRLADGDTVTLIKDLKVKGAPKDLKQGTRVKGIRIVEGDHNIDCKIDGFGAMKLKSEFVKKI, encoded by the coding sequence ATGGAAACTTTACCAAATTGCCCACAGTGCAATTCAGAATATGTCTATGAGGACGGCGCGCTTTTGGTCTGTCCAGAATGTGCATACGAATGGAACCCAGCCGAGGTTGCTGAGGAAGAGAGCGGTCCAGTCGCTATTGATGCCAATGGCAATCGCTTGGCTGATGGAGATACAGTGACGCTGATCAAGGATTTGAAAGTCAAAGGCGCACCGAAGGATCTCAAGCAAGGCACGCGCGTTAAAGGTATCCGCATCGTTGAAGGCGACCACAATATCGACTGCAAAATCGACGGATTTGGAGCCATGAAACTCAAATCAGAATTTGTGAAGAAGATTTAG
- the rplU gene encoding 50S ribosomal protein L21 — MSTYAIIKTGGKQVKVEVGQAIYVEKLNVEAGQEVTFEEVVLVGGEKTVVGTPLVAGATVVGTVEKQGKQKKVVTFKYKPKKGSHRKQGHRQPYTKVVINAINA; from the coding sequence ATGAGCACATACGCAATCATTAAAACTGGCGGCAAACAAGTTAAAGTTGAAGTCGGTCAAGCTATCTACGTTGAAAAATTGAACGTTGAAGCAGGTCAAGAAGTTACTTTCGAAGAAGTAGTTCTTGTTGGTGGTGAGAAAACTGTTGTGGGTACTCCACTCGTAGCAGGCGCTACTGTTGTTGGTACTGTTGAAAAACAAGGTAAACAGAAAAAAGTTGTTACCTTCAAGTACAAACCTAAAAAAGGTAGCCACCGCAAACAAGGTCACCGTCAACCTTACACAAAAGTTGTTATCAACGCTATCAACGCTTAA